The genomic stretch CAGTCGGAGCCCCGGAAAGCGACCACCACCCGTTTGATGGGCCTGAAATTCCGTACGATCAATACCGGGAGCTGGGCATGGTGCAGCACCTTGGCATGGACCGTACCCAGCAGAAAGCCCTTGATGGCGGAATGTTCGGAGGCGCCCAGGACGACAAGATCATAATCCTCGCTGTGGGCGATGTGCAGGATCTCGTCTGCCGGATCCCCCATCACGATTCTGGGGGTACAGGGCGTTTTGACGGCTTCGCACACCTCGCAGGAGCCCAACACCTGCTCTTCCACATTTTCCTGTTGCTGTTCCAGCCATTTGGCAAGCTCTTCCTTGCCGACGAACGGGCCGTACACACTTTCGGGAACAATATCGGTTTCGTCTGGCCGGACGTAAACGGCATCGATCCGGGCATCCGCCTTCTCCATCAAATGACAGGTATATCGAAGGGCCATCTGGGATTCGGGACTTTGGTCCACAGCTACCAGAACTTTCATGGTGATTTCCTCCATGTTTTCGTGAATCTTCATCCTCCACAACGCTGGAAAGAATCGTTGTCGTAATCGTTGTCGTAATCTTTATCGCAATCGTTGTCGTTGTCGTTGTCGTTATCGTAATCGTTGTCGTGATCGAAATTCCCTCGGCCCGTCACCCCGGCAAAAGCCGGGGCCAGACCCTATCAAAATCTAGCAATGATAAAACTGGATGAGCACTCTGTAGGGGCAACCCGC from Desulfatirhabdium butyrativorans DSM 18734 encodes the following:
- a CDS encoding universal stress protein → MKVLVAVDQSPESQMALRYTCHLMEKADARIDAVYVRPDETDIVPESVYGPFVGKEELAKWLEQQQENVEEQVLGSCEVCEAVKTPCTPRIVMGDPADEILHIAHSEDYDLVVLGASEHSAIKGFLLGTVHAKVLHHAQLPVLIVRNFRPIKRVVVAFRGSDCDQAAMEFIAPLFFHRKPEITILHIAENETRQHDGIAQACLMNGEKALREFDHAPVAKMASGNFVEELLKDVAAERYDLIVMGAYGIHRPKYAKMISDDALNIARLTTRPVLVYREKTPQSGR